From Halichoerus grypus chromosome 6, mHalGry1.hap1.1, whole genome shotgun sequence, one genomic window encodes:
- the MLC1 gene encoding membrane protein MLC1 isoform X1, with the protein MTREEQCAEELGYDRMPTLERGRPEAGSYAPDAKPSDLPLTTRLPPCLSPRTWVLSVLMGSCLLVTSGFSLYLGNVFPLEMDYLRCAAGSCLPSAIVSFAVSRRNISAIPNFQILFVSTFAITTTCLIWFGCKLVVNPSAIDINFNLILLLLLELFMAATVIISARSSEVHCKQKGPMPDSTNILYEVAFPARVLKSYSVIEVIAGVSAVLGGVIALNVDDAVSGPHLSVTFFWILVACFPSAIASHVTAEYPSKCLVEVLIAICSLTSPLLFTASGYLSFSIMRILELFKDYPPAIEQPYDVLPLLLMLELLLQAGLNTGTVVQCVRFKLGASWDATHTGRQERPGGEVSRSPLKEFDKEKAWRAVVVQMAQ; encoded by the exons ATGACGCGGGAGGAGCAGTGCGCGGAGGAGCTCGGCTACGACCGCATGCCCACCCTGGAGCGGGGCAGGCCCGAGGCCGGCAGCTACGCCCCCGACGCCAAGCCCAGCGACCTCCCGCTGACCACGAGGCTGCCCCCGTGCCTCAGCCCCAGGACCTGGGTCCTCTCCGTGTTGATGGGG AGCTGTCTGCTTGTGACTTCAGGGTTTTCGCTCTATTTGGGAAACGTGTTTCCCTTGGAAATGGATTACTTACGCTGTGCCGCGGGGTCG TGCCTTCCCTCAGCAATCGTGAGCTTCGCTGTTTCACGGAGAAACATCAGTGCG ATCCCTAACTTTCAGATCCTGTTTGTGTCCACGTTCGCCATCACCACTACCTGCTTGATCTGGTTTGGGTGCAAACTGGTGGTGAACCCCTCAGCCATAGAT ATAAATTTTAATCTGATTCTGCTCCTTCTGTTGGAGCTTTTCATGGCGGCCACGGTGATCATCTCAGCACGGTCGAGCGAGGTGCATTGTAAGCAGAAG GGTCCCATGCCGGATAGCACCAACATTCTGTATGAAGTGGCATTTCCTGCCCGGGTCCTGAAGTCCTACTCA GTCATCGAGGTGATTGCCGGTGTCTCTGCCGTCCTGGGTGGGGTCATCGCTCTGAACGTGGATGACGCTGTCTCAGGGCCGCACCTCTCAGTGACGTTCTTTTGGATCTTAGTGGCC TGTTTTCCGAGTGCCATTGCCAGTCACGTCACAGCCGAGTATCCCAGCAAGTGCCTG GTGGAGGTGCTGATCGCCATCTGCAGCCTCACGTCCCCGCTGCTGTTCACTGCCTCTGGGTACCTGTCGTTCAGCATCATGAGAATCCTGGAGCTCTTCAAAGATTACCCGCCGGCCATCGAG CAGCCCTACGATGTGCTCCCACTGCTGCTCATGCTGGAGCTGCTGCTGCAGGCCGGCCTCAACACGGGCACCGTCGTCCAGTGCGTGCGCTTCAAGCTGGGCGCGTCCTGGGACGCCACGCACACCGGCCGCCAGGAGCGCCCAGGGGGGGAG GTGTCCAGAAGCCCCCTGAAGGAGTTCGACAAGGAGAAAGCGTGGAGGGCTGTCGTGGTGCAGATGGCGCAGTGA
- the MLC1 gene encoding membrane protein MLC1 isoform X2, with the protein MTREEQCAEELGYDRMPTLERGRPEAGSYAPDAKPSDLPLTTRLPPCLSPRTWVLSVLMGSCLLVTSGFSLYLGNVFPLEMDYLRCAAGSCLPSAIVSFAVSRRNISAIPNFQILFVSTFAITTTCLIWFGCKLVVNPSAIDINFNLILLLLLELFMAATVIISARSSEVHCKQKGPMPDSTNILYEVAFPARVLKSYSVIEVIAGVSAVLGGVIALNVDDAVSGPHLSVTFFWILVACFPSAIASHVTAEYPSKCLVEVLIAICSLTSPLLFTASGYLSFSIMRILELFKDYPPAIEPYDVLPLLLMLELLLQAGLNTGTVVQCVRFKLGASWDATHTGRQERPGGEVSRSPLKEFDKEKAWRAVVVQMAQ; encoded by the exons ATGACGCGGGAGGAGCAGTGCGCGGAGGAGCTCGGCTACGACCGCATGCCCACCCTGGAGCGGGGCAGGCCCGAGGCCGGCAGCTACGCCCCCGACGCCAAGCCCAGCGACCTCCCGCTGACCACGAGGCTGCCCCCGTGCCTCAGCCCCAGGACCTGGGTCCTCTCCGTGTTGATGGGG AGCTGTCTGCTTGTGACTTCAGGGTTTTCGCTCTATTTGGGAAACGTGTTTCCCTTGGAAATGGATTACTTACGCTGTGCCGCGGGGTCG TGCCTTCCCTCAGCAATCGTGAGCTTCGCTGTTTCACGGAGAAACATCAGTGCG ATCCCTAACTTTCAGATCCTGTTTGTGTCCACGTTCGCCATCACCACTACCTGCTTGATCTGGTTTGGGTGCAAACTGGTGGTGAACCCCTCAGCCATAGAT ATAAATTTTAATCTGATTCTGCTCCTTCTGTTGGAGCTTTTCATGGCGGCCACGGTGATCATCTCAGCACGGTCGAGCGAGGTGCATTGTAAGCAGAAG GGTCCCATGCCGGATAGCACCAACATTCTGTATGAAGTGGCATTTCCTGCCCGGGTCCTGAAGTCCTACTCA GTCATCGAGGTGATTGCCGGTGTCTCTGCCGTCCTGGGTGGGGTCATCGCTCTGAACGTGGATGACGCTGTCTCAGGGCCGCACCTCTCAGTGACGTTCTTTTGGATCTTAGTGGCC TGTTTTCCGAGTGCCATTGCCAGTCACGTCACAGCCGAGTATCCCAGCAAGTGCCTG GTGGAGGTGCTGATCGCCATCTGCAGCCTCACGTCCCCGCTGCTGTTCACTGCCTCTGGGTACCTGTCGTTCAGCATCATGAGAATCCTGGAGCTCTTCAAAGATTACCCGCCGGCCATCGAG CCCTACGATGTGCTCCCACTGCTGCTCATGCTGGAGCTGCTGCTGCAGGCCGGCCTCAACACGGGCACCGTCGTCCAGTGCGTGCGCTTCAAGCTGGGCGCGTCCTGGGACGCCACGCACACCGGCCGCCAGGAGCGCCCAGGGGGGGAG GTGTCCAGAAGCCCCCTGAAGGAGTTCGACAAGGAGAAAGCGTGGAGGGCTGTCGTGGTGCAGATGGCGCAGTGA
- the MLC1 gene encoding membrane protein MLC1 isoform X3: MTREEQCAEELGYDRMPTLERGRPEAGSYAPDAKPSDLPLTTRLPPCLSPRTWVLSVLMGSCLLVTSGFSLYLGNVFPLEMDYLRCAAGSCLPSAIVSFAVSRRNISAIPNFQILFVSTFAITTTCLIWFGCKLVVNPSAIDINFNLILLLLLELFMAATVIISARSSEVHCKQKGPMPDSTNILYEVAFPARVLKSYSVIEVIAGVSAVLGGVIALNVDDAVSGPHLSVTFFWILVACFPSAIASHVTAEYPSKCLVEVLIAICSLTSPLLFTASGYLSFSIMRILELFKDYPPAIEMLRPSTSHGLGPGGWPCPSRCFTLRGEER; this comes from the exons ATGACGCGGGAGGAGCAGTGCGCGGAGGAGCTCGGCTACGACCGCATGCCCACCCTGGAGCGGGGCAGGCCCGAGGCCGGCAGCTACGCCCCCGACGCCAAGCCCAGCGACCTCCCGCTGACCACGAGGCTGCCCCCGTGCCTCAGCCCCAGGACCTGGGTCCTCTCCGTGTTGATGGGG AGCTGTCTGCTTGTGACTTCAGGGTTTTCGCTCTATTTGGGAAACGTGTTTCCCTTGGAAATGGATTACTTACGCTGTGCCGCGGGGTCG TGCCTTCCCTCAGCAATCGTGAGCTTCGCTGTTTCACGGAGAAACATCAGTGCG ATCCCTAACTTTCAGATCCTGTTTGTGTCCACGTTCGCCATCACCACTACCTGCTTGATCTGGTTTGGGTGCAAACTGGTGGTGAACCCCTCAGCCATAGAT ATAAATTTTAATCTGATTCTGCTCCTTCTGTTGGAGCTTTTCATGGCGGCCACGGTGATCATCTCAGCACGGTCGAGCGAGGTGCATTGTAAGCAGAAG GGTCCCATGCCGGATAGCACCAACATTCTGTATGAAGTGGCATTTCCTGCCCGGGTCCTGAAGTCCTACTCA GTCATCGAGGTGATTGCCGGTGTCTCTGCCGTCCTGGGTGGGGTCATCGCTCTGAACGTGGATGACGCTGTCTCAGGGCCGCACCTCTCAGTGACGTTCTTTTGGATCTTAGTGGCC TGTTTTCCGAGTGCCATTGCCAGTCACGTCACAGCCGAGTATCCCAGCAAGTGCCTG GTGGAGGTGCTGATCGCCATCTGCAGCCTCACGTCCCCGCTGCTGTTCACTGCCTCTGGGTACCTGTCGTTCAGCATCATGAGAATCCTGGAGCTCTTCAAAGATTACCCGCCGGCCATCGAG ATGCTGCGTCCCAGCACCTCGCATGGGCTTGGCCCTGGCGGCTGGCCTTGCCCGAGCCGTTGTTTTACACTGAGGGGTGAAGAAAGGTGA